From a single Larimichthys crocea isolate SSNF chromosome XIII, L_crocea_2.0, whole genome shotgun sequence genomic region:
- the LOC113747219 gene encoding homeodomain-interacting protein kinase 3-like, giving the protein MDTKHIVIKKGDTIRNNWTRYKVQKVLGQGSFGKVVACLKSNKKEPIAVKIVQKRLAVSTEWEKSIHNMLEAKLDVSKSNLVKFIECFTYRGYICLVFELLDKSLFDLMVARNFKPLHLSAIRVITQQMLVALNALKSIGVAHRDIKLDNIMLVNHELFPFKVRLIDFGLAIPVDRMKPGQVIQALPWRAPEVILGLPMNEGIDMWTVGCVMAFGHLGKHLYPNSCEYEVMSYMVDLLGAPENPLLDSGIRTSYFFIKNNNSPSAWRLKTKAEYSGVKYLRNQSQSHRIPRSLDDIVKTPEKARDGTENEDRRAFVSMLKRIFCINSKKRITPIAALGHRFITMKHFGSDTNDNDYVKSSHLTVKNCQLEQSSVEFRQFVTSSEATADKNKKPPSPVNYNLDGIKTTTDETPQDLVEVKTRKRWLLSARKLVSCSNNSNNSPVTSDSDVKNRQLELSSVKLTPFLTSSEATPDNNKKPPSPVNYNLDGIKATTDETLQDLVEVKTQKKWLLSARKLVSRSNNSNNSPVTSDSDVKNCQLELTSVKLTPFLTSSKATSDNNKKPPSPVNYNLDGIKATTDETPQDLVEVKTRKRLLSASKLVSRSNNSNNSPVTSDSNATSSDSDATSSDSNDTSSDSDATSSDSNDTSSDSDDASGMNTNKRSSDFVVVRSKIKWLKRIRGFFSRIISKCVCCGHITN; this is encoded by the exons ATGgacacaaaacatattgtaatTAAAAAAGGAGACACTATCCGTAATAACTGGACCAGGTACAAGGTACAGAAGGTCCTGGGGCAGGGGTCTTTTGGAAAAGTGGTTGCATGcttaaaatcaaacaaaaaggaGCCGATAGCTGTCAAAATTGTGCAGAAAAGACTGGCTGTTAGTACTGAATGGGAGAAGTCCATTCATAATATGCTTGAAGCTAAGCTTGATGTCAGTAAGAGTAACCTGGTCAAGTTTATAGAGTGTTTCACGTATCGGGGATATATCTGTCTGGTCTTTGAATTGTTGGATAAAAGTCTTTTTGATCTGATGGTTGCAAGGAACTTTAAGCCACTGCATTTGTCTGCTATTAGAGTGATCACACAGCAGATGTTGGTGGCTCTGAATGCCCTAAAGAGCATCGGTGTGGCACATAGAGACATAAAACTAGACAATATAATGCTGGTTAATCATGAGTTGTTTCCCTTCAAAGTGAGACTTATTGATTTTGGGCTAGCCATACCTGTTGACAGAATGAAGCCTGGCCAAGTGATTCAGGCTCTTCCTTGGAGGGCCCCAGAGGTTATTTTGGGTCTCCCAATGAATGAGGGCATCGACATGTGGACAGTTGGCTGTGTTATGGCCTTCGGGCATCTTGGTAAGCACCTCTACCCAAACAGTTGTGAGTATGAAGTGATGAGCTATATGGTGGACTTGCTGGGTGCACCCGAAAATCCCCTGCTGGACAGTGGGATTCGGACGTCCTATTTTTTTATCAAGAACAACAATTCCCCCAGTGCATGGAGGCTGAAAACAAAAGCCGAATATAGTGGTGTAAAATATTTGCGGAATCAGTCCCAATCCCATCGCATCCCAAGATCTCTTGATGACATAGTTAAAACCCCTGAAAAAGCGAGGGATGGGACAGAGAATGAAGACAGGCGGGCCTTTGTAAGCATGCTTAAACGCATTTTCTGCATAAActcaaaaaaaagaatcacCCCTATTGCAGCATTAGGGCACCGATTCATCACTATGAAGCATTTTGGTAGTGACACTAATGACAATGATTATGTAAAATCATCCCATCTgacagtgaaaaactgccagCTGGAGCAGTCATCAGTTGAATTCAGACAGTTTGTGACATCCAGTGAAGCcactgcagacaaaaacaagaaaccaCCTTCCCCTGTTAATTACAATTTGGATGGGATTAAGACTACTACTGATGAGACACCACAAGACTTAGTGGAAGTGAAAACCCGGAAGAGGTGGTTATTAAGTGCCAGAAAACTTGTATCCTGctcaaacaacagcaacaacagcccAGTCACATCTGACTCAGATGTGAAAAACCGTCAGCTGGAGCTGTCATCAGTTAAATTAACACCATTTCTGACATCCAGTGAAGCCACTCCAGACAATAATAAGAAACCACCTTCCCCTGTTAATTACAATTTGGATGGGATTAAGGCTACTACTGATGAGACACTACAAGACTTAGTGGAAGTGAAAACCCAGAAGAAGTGGTTATTAAGTGCCAGAAAACTTGTATCCCGgtcaaacaacagcaacaacagcccAGTCACATCTGACTCAGATGTGAAAAACTGCCAGCTGGAGCTGACATCAGTTAAATTAACACCATTTCTGACATCCAGTAAAGCCACTTCAGACAATAATAAGAAACCACCTTCCCCTGTTAATTACAAT TTGGATGGGATTAAGGCTACCACTGATGAGACACCACAAGACTTAGTGGAAGTGAAAACCCGGAAGAGGTTATTAAGTGCCAGTAAACTTGTATCCCGctcaaacaacagcaacaacagcccAGTCACATCTGACTCAAATGCCACCTCCTCTGACTCGGATGCCACCTCCTCTGACTCAAATGACACCTCCTCTGACTCAGATGCCACCTCCTCTGACTCAAATGACACCTCCTCTGACTCAGATGATGCCTCTGGTATGAATACCAACAAAAGATCCTCAGATTTTGTTGTGGTTAGAAGCAAAATAAAGTGGTTAAAGAGGATCAGAGGATTCTTCTCAAGAATCATCTCCAAGTGTGTATGTTGCGGACACATAACAAACTAG
- the LOC104938940 gene encoding chymotrypsin B, protein MAFLWIVSCLAFVSAAYGCGTPAIPPQVSGYARIVNGEEAVPHSWPWQVSLQQSNGFHFCGGSLINENWVVTAAHCNVRTYHRVIAGEHNKGYGSNEDVQVLKPARVFTHPNWNPRTINNDIALIKLSTPARLGTNVSPVCLAESSDVFAAGMTCVTSGWGLTRYNAPSTPNNLQQAALPLLSNEQCKKHWGSNISGVMICAGGAGATSCMGDSGGPLVCEKDNAWTLVGIVSWGSSRCSTSTPAVYARVTELRGWVDQILAAN, encoded by the exons atgGCCTTCCTCTGGATCGTTTCCTGCCTCGCCTTCGTCAGCGCCGCCTACG GCTGCGGCACCCCTGCCATTCCTCCCCAGGTGAGCGGCTACGCCCGCATCGTCAACGGCGAGGAGGCAGTGCCTCACTCTTGGCCCTGGCAGGTGTCTCTGCAG caaTCCAACGGCTTCCACTTCTGTGGAGGATCTCTGATCAACGAGAACTGGGTGGTGACCGCCGCTCACTGCAACGTCAG gacCTACCACCGTGTGATCGCTGGAGAGCACAATAAGGGCTACGGCTCCAATGAGGACGTCCAGGTTCTGAAGCCTGCCAGG GTGTTCACCCACCCTAACTGGAACCCTCGCACCATCAACAACGACATCGCCCTCATCAAGCTGTCCACTCCCGCTCGCCTGGGTACCAACGTGTCTCCTGTCTGCCTCGCCGAGTCCTCCGATGTCTTTGCCGCCGGCATGACCTGCGTCACCTCTGGCTGGGGTCTGACCCGCTACAACG CTCCCAGTACTCCCAACAACCTCCAGCAGGCCGCCCTGCCCCTGCTGTCCAATGAGCAGTGCAAGAAACACTGGGGCAGCAACATCTCCGGGGTCATGATCTGCgctggtggagctggagccacTTCCTGCATG GGTGACTCTGGCGGTCCTCTGGTCTGTGAGAAGGACAACGCCTGGACTCTGGTTGGTATTGTCTCCTGGGGAAGCAGCCGTTGCTCCACCTCCACTCCTGCCGTCTATGCCCGTGTCACCGAGCTCCGTGGCTGGGTTGACCAGATCCTCGCCGCCAACTAA
- the galr1b gene encoding LOW QUALITY PROTEIN: galanin receptor type 1 (The sequence of the model RefSeq protein was modified relative to this genomic sequence to represent the inferred CDS: inserted 4 bases in 2 codons), whose product MLLPGNDSSDWAELRQSNRSEAAEGEGSGLEVVIVPAVFGLIFVVGVVGNSLVMVVIGKVSSGSGGGGGGSAGSRRSGSPTNTFILNLSVADLSFLLFCVPFHATIYSLPEWVFGAFLCWFGHYFSSVSMLVSIFTLVAMSVDRYIAVVLSRKSPRVRSRRNALAGVCVIWTLSLVCSVPVAQHQVLTNHSTAPNNTFCWERWSSRVSRQSYKVTILLIGYLLPLLLISCCYTKVLFHLHKKMKNMSKKSEHSKRKTAQTVLLVVTAFTICWMPHHIIAMWXEFGTFPLNEPPSLFVSSRMPVVGNSCVNPVLYXFLSENFRKACRQVYTCHFLYPPHPAARWFSIPHGNFHHNFHHQI is encoded by the exons ATGCTGCTGCCGGGAAACGACTCCTCCGACTGGGCTGAACTCCGCCAGTCCAATCGGTCCGAGGCGGCGGAGGGTGAGGGGTCCGGGCTGGAGGTGGTGATTGTGCCGGCGGTGTTCGGGCTGATCTTCGTGGTGGGGGTCGTGGGGAACTCtctggtgatggtggtgatcGGGAAGGTGAGCTCCGGCTCcggcggcggtggcggtggGTCAGCGGGGAGCCGGCGCTCCGGCAGCCCGACCAACACCTTTATCCTGAACCTGAGCGTAGCGGACctcagcttcctcctcttctgcgTCCCGTTCCACGCCACCATCTACTCCCTGCCGGAGTGGGTGTTCGGAGCCTTCCTCTGCTGGTTCGGACACTACTTCTCCAGCGTCAGCATGCTGGTCAGCATCTTCACGCTGGTCGCCATGTCCGTGGACCGCTACATCGCCGTGGTCCTCTCCAGAAAGTCTCCGCGCGTCCGGAGCCGCAGGAACGCGCTGGCCGGGGTGTGCGTCATCTGGACGCTGTCGCTGGTGTGCTCGGTGCCGGTGGCCCAGCACCAGGTCCTCACTAACCACTCCACGGCCCCCAACAACACCTTCTGCTGGGAGAGGTGGTCCTCCCGAGTCTCAAGGCAGTCCTACAAGGTGACAATCCTACTGATCGGATacctgctgccgctgctgctcaTCAGCTGCTGCTACACCAAG gttttatttcatctccataaaaagatgaagaacatgTCCAAGAAGTCTGAACACTCCAAGAGAAAG ACGGCTCAGACGGTTCTCCTGGTCGTCACCGCCTTCACCATCTGCTGGATGCCGCACCACATCATCGCCATGTG GGAGTTTGGCACGTTTCCTCTGAACGAGCCTCCTTCGCTTTTCGTATCGTCTCGCATGCCTGTCGTAGGGAACTCGTGCGTGAACCCCGTCCTCTA GTTCCTGTCCGAGAACTTCCGTAAGGCCTGCCGCCAGGTCTATACCTGCCACTTCCTGTACCCGCCGCACCCAGCAGCAAGGTGGTTTTCGATTCCGCATGGAAACTTCCACCACAACTTCCACCACCAAATATGA